A segment of the Lolium perenne isolate Kyuss_39 chromosome 3, Kyuss_2.0, whole genome shotgun sequence genome:
GTTTTTTAGAATTTTTATTCACTTCCACGTGGACCGTGTACTTCCGAAGACCGATCTATTGTACTTACCAACGTTACTACATATACTTCCTAAGCCTGATCTCTTGTACTTCCTAATGTTGAAACTTTGCACTTCCCAACGACATTATTTGTACAAATTGGTTGTTCTTTTTAGTAATATTTTCTGAACTTTTTGAACCAAAAATGTGTACTTTCGGGCATTTTAAGAATGATAAAGTTACATGATATTTTGTAAAAACATAATGTTTTAAAAACAGAGTACTCGAACTTCCCGGCCTTCGTCGTGTACTTACCGACAATGTTTTTAAACTTGTGTGCTTTATGGTAGCAATATCATGCACTTCTCCATACCAAATTCGTGTACTTCCCTATAGCAATTGCTTGCACTTCTTCATGTAAATCTTCTTATACCAAGCACTACactacatgaaaatttcaaaatactcatttacTGTAATCCGAAGCTATCCTATTGcaagtaaaaaaaagaaaaaaaaagtggaCAGAGAAAAATAAATCGCTAGCCTCTAGCCATGGCTGCGCCACTGCGGATGCATCCGGAGCTCGTTGATTTGCCACGGTTGCGATTGACATCCGCAAAATGACTAGTTTTCGCGTTAATGCATAACTGACTGTCCATTTGCCTAGCAACTGCAATTTTTATCCAAAGTATATACTGCTGCGATGTAAAAGAAACTGACATCTGGTTACAGAGAGAGAAAGCATCGTGTGATGGAGCTGTGAGCGAGCTAATTAGCACACAGGAAAAAAGGAAAATCCGCTGCCCACGCTGCAtcgtggctacaacaaaatctggGCGGCGCCAAGGACCCCGTCCGCCGGAGCCAGGGGAGAAAGGAGGAGGGATGACGGAACAGCCACCATAGGATGGATGAGGGGGTCTCTGCGACGAGAGCACGTGCCCGGTGTCGCACGACAGCCGCACGGAGGAAGCTCTGGTCAGCGACGCGGAGACACCCTCGTGGCGGTGGGAGCGCGCGCCCAGCGTTGCACGGCAGCGGCGTCGAGGAAGCTGCGGTCGGCGACAAGAGGCGCCctcgtggcggcggcgcgggggccttcccggcggcggcgcggggccctTCTAAGCGGCTGTGCGGGGGCCGACGGCGGTGGGGGTGGGGATGGCTGGCGTCGCTGGGTGGGCCGTCCAGGGCAGCGCTGGAGGCGGCCGGCCGCGGTGAGGGTACGGGGGATGAGATCGAGCGAGGTGGGTGGGGTTAGTTCGTGGGCAGGTGGTATTTTGTGGCAGTTTTTTTCGTCCATCGTCTGCCCGGTGACATGAGCTTGCACTGCTCATGCAGTGAGCTTAAACTGTCCGACGCGgtttttcaaaatgttaaacTGCCTACTTGCAAAGTTGACCTGCGCGGCTGTCAAAGTTGAACTGTCTGCTCTATGAAGGTTGAACTGCATGCTCTATCAATCTATCAAGGATACCGACGGGATAATTTTTATTGATgagttttatttatttttatgcaCTGCAAGGCGGACTGTGATCTTTGTTTGTACTTCCCGTAGTCACTACTTGTACTCATTGCAATCGCGCATTTCCCACAAAATAATTTTTATGAAGAATACCGATAGGACAATACTGAAAACAATCTAACAACTAAACAAGCGCCGCCCTTGCCATCGTGCACAAACTTTTTCGGAAGTGGAAAAAAAGAAATAACAACAAAATTATCCTCAagaataaaaatttagaaaatacTACAAAATAATCAATTAACAAAATGCTACAAAATAATCAACCGGAAAGTACAAGCTGGTGGCATCGGGCAGTACACATGAGTAACAACGGAAAATACGATACAAACTTCTCTAGTAGTCACTATGTGATATACTTAAAAAAACATACGGTAAACGATGAAGGAGTACAACTTTTTTTCTCTCGACAGAATAACCTTTTagttcaccgcaatacatataatAAAATTTCTGAACTAGATTTTGCATAGCTGCAGCCGCAATTCAATGTAACAACATAGAAAAAATAATTATGCAAGACCGAGGAGACAGTGAACTGCACCAGAGCGTCATTGTTATCTAAAAAGGAAGCAATACACTCTGCAGCACGATTTCCATCCAAAGTATGCAAGCTGAAGTTTTCCACCGATGGAGAGAGAAAGGAGCAACACTCTGTAGCATGATTAATCCAAAATATGCAAGCTGAAGTATCCAAGCTGAATTTGTCCACTGACGGTGAGAGAAAGGAGCAGCGCAAGACAAACAAGATCAATTTCAGAGAAAGAGAGCGGAGTAGCAACATCGAGAACAGCTGCAGGAGCACAGGCGAAACAGAGAAATAAAGCGAGGATGAGAGAAGCAAGCGGCAGTGCTGGCGGCCCGGTGCGCGTGCAGAGAAGCTGCGGCAACAGGCGCGCGGACGCTGCTTCGCGTTGGGGCCTTCGGCGTTGGGGCATGCGTCTTGGTCGGCGCGAGTAGAAGCTCCTGGTCCCTACAGGGGAGATGTGGCCGAAGGTTCGCTGGAGAGACGCGGACGGTGGTTCACCGGGGAGAGAAGCAGGGGCAACACGGCGGGGTGCAGCAGGTTGGCGCGACGGGGACGAGCGGAGCAAGAGCAGTTCGCCAGGGAGGCGGAGACCTGCGAGCGTAGGCGGCGCCGTAGATGCGCCGGGCAAGCCGGAGAAGAGGGGGTGGTAAGCGTCCCGCGACAAGAGGTCGACCTTTTATCGCGCCCCTTTTGTCGCGGAtggccacccgcgacaaaaggctcttaCAACCCGAAACAAaaaccctgttttccactagtgtgctCCTTGCGACATGTACACGTCCTGTGTTCTCCAGAGTAGGTGCGTATATCATCGCATGTCTGCCTTGACCAGATTTGGTATGATTATACAAATCCTCCGAAGCGGTGCACGTTGAATAATGATCGGTCACCACCCCGCCAAAATAAGAAAATGAACCTTGCCACACAGCCATGCATATGCATGCACTACACGGTGCAGTATTAATCAACAATACGTTCCGCGCGTCCAACCTGTAACCATACTTTCTTATAGCAAAAGTAGCAGGATTAACTCAGAAGCAATGACCTTTACTTTTTATTATACAGTATAAAACGGTGTATTTTCACGTGCTGCTCGACGCTAATTAAATATGGTTAGAGTTAAAGTGAGACCTGTGATGACTGTTCTATTGCAAGATCCAACCTACATTTacccccgtttcaaaaaaaaaacctacATTTACAAAAAAGTTCAATCTTCGAGAAACCAAAATGGATCCCCAAAGTAACACAAGTATAGCATGCAGTCTTTAAGCCTTGGCTTGGGGGCAAGTTTAAAGACTTTGGAGTTGCTTGATAGAAGAATTATTGCTGAAGCAGTTGACAACAGTGCCTAGCTAATCAAGCTCACTTATTCGATACGTCTAACAAACCCAGCTACGTACCCCTGCTCCACCTCACCGTGTCCTCTGCTAGCTCTTCTTTCCCTTGCATCCTCCCACTATATAAACCACCCAGTGTTCACTTCATCTCACCACCCACAGCACGAGAAGCACAAGCAGATACAACATACAAGCTAGCAGCTCTCTCCTCTCGTCACTTGCAACTAGTGCAGTGCAGGGCAAATTAGTTTTGGTTGCATCTGCCCATGGCAACTTCCATGGTTTGCCTGGTTATGCTCTGCCTAGTGTCTCCACTCTTCCTGGCCGGCCCTGTCCGCAGCAACCCATGGTACGGCGGGCTGTTCCCTCAGTTCTATGACCACTCTTGCCCCAAGGCGAAGGAGATTGTGCACTCCATCGTGGCACAGGCCGTAGCCAGGGAAACCAGAATGGCGGCGTCCCTCGTCAGGCTGCATTTCCATGACTGCTTTGTCAAGGTAAGTCATTTGCTTACTTCGCTACTTTATACTACTACCTTAAAGCTACATACATGGTGATGATAATTTTGCTGAACATGCTATCTGCATTCGTGTCATACCTTCAAATGTTTCAGATGTGCATTTTATTCATAAACTCTAATAAGTTGTTCAAACACATCACTCAGTGTGCAATTGTTTCGCCTTTAAATATCTGTATCTTTTTTCACCGTTAAATGTTTGTATCTTGGCATTGTAAAAGTTATCATCACCTCATCAGCACGGAAAAATCTGTAGGCTTTAGGGCTAACTGTTTACCGGTGAAAACCAAACGTTGTCCATGTGTTATGAGTGCTGCTATTATTTGTCTGGGTGGCATGATCGAGTCTGTACCTTGATCCATGATTGCTTAATGTAAATGCACAATAATGCTGTCCTATGTGAAATGTTCATCTGACAAATATGTCTCTGTTCCGACAACATTTATCAATTTTTAGGGGTGTGACGCGTCGGTGCTGCTGGACAACAGCACCAACATTGTGAGTGAGAAGGGGTCCAACCCCAACATGAACTCCATCAGGGGTTTTGAGGTCGTCGACGAGATCAAGGTCGCCCTCGAGACTGCCTGCCCCGGCGTCGTCTCATGCGCCGACATCCTCGCGCTTGCCGCTCGCGACTCTACTATCCTTGTAAGTAGCTACTAGTAAATCTTCTAGGAGAGAACAAACGGTGCCAGTGTGTGTGATACTTGGGGATCTAAACTAACTGTAGGTTGGTGGCCCGTACTGGGAGGTGCCGCTTGGCCGGAGGGACTCTCTGGGTGCCAGTATCCAGGGCTCCAACAACGACATTCCTGCCCCCAACAACaccctccccaccatcatcaccaaGTTCAAGCGCCTCGGTCTCAACATCGTCGACGTCGTCGCCCTCTCCGGTGGCCACACCATCGGCCTATCCAGGTGCACCAGCTTCAGGCAGAGGCTCTACAACCAGTCCGGCAACGGCCTCGCCGACAGCACGCTGGACGTGTCCTACGCCGCACAGCTCAGGCAGGGCTGCCCGCGCTCCGGCGGCGACAACAACCTCTTCCCGCTCGACGTCGCCACCTCCACCAAGTTCGACAACTTCTACTTCAAGAACATCCTGGCCGGCAGGGGCCTGCTcagctccgacgaggttctgctCACCAAGAGCGCCGAGACGGCGGCGCTCGTCAAGGCGTACGCCGACGACGTGCACCTCTTCTTCCAGCACTTCGCGCAGTCCATGGTGAACATGGGCAACATCACGCCGCTCACCGGGTCGCAGGGGGAGATCAGGAAGAACTGCAGGAGGCTCAACAACTTCCACTGATCAGTTACTGAATGTTTGATTATTGTACGTGGAGTCGGTGTCATGTCTTGTTCAAATAAGCAAGTGTAGCTGTAATCTTGGAGTCCCAGATGGTGTTATGTCGTGAACTCGAGATCTGTAATGGTCCAAGGATGTTATCTGTATTCAACATCAGAAGATGTTATGTAAAAGAAAAGTATGTATTTGCAATGGTGGAAGGATGTATCTGTTGTCGACATCTTAAAACAGTTGAGCACCTAAGATCGATATAAAATAACCAAGAACAAATTTACAACATAGCACCACGGGGAAGACCCATTTCACTTTGTTGTGAACTGCATCTaatacatgatttttattttttttcgataaaggatggttTATTACTTTTGGGAAGCAATTATattcagcctctgcataaccaggatgcacacagccgtttaagtGTCTGGATTCCAAGTATATAAAAacaaggcgaaatacatatcgaagcgatgaatcatataacgcctaagaagAGGGTGGCGCTACAATTCGTaggctatgctgccacccatgtagggaaaaagtatccctcgccgtagcctccaaccatgtacagacctccgtaaataggtctcggttctccacccgctgaagaggtaaccacgaacggagaacaCCTGTACATATGCAGATGACCtacaacaaagaacaatttttatcgttaaaaatcttgtcatttctacttagccaaagcgcccagataactgcaagcgcccccaccctaagaagcaacttaaaccttgaaccGACACCTTGAAGCCAATTGCTAAAGACATTGGtcacactagtcgggggatacagggtagacgctacttggatgactgaccaaatagatctcgcaaaATAGCACTGGAAAAAaaggtgtttaatagtttcatcatgatgacagaaaacacaccttgaacttccgtgccaattccgcttcacaagattatccttagtaagaataactcctcgacgaaggtaccatccaaaaaaattaatttttaatggtatcttcatcttccagattttcttattattatcaactggtgtaTCAGAATGAAGGATCGCATTGTATAACAATTTAACTGAGAACTtaccatctacatgaagattccatctaaatttGCCCGGTTCAGGTGATAGGTGAATATCTCCCAGTCGGTGAATTAGAGCATTCCATGCCAATagtctttgtccaagtaaaatccgtctgaacgtcacattcgggggtgaggtagccattaatgcggcaatggtatcacctttgcgacgaacaatactatacagagcaggatactgttcacttaagggagcattgtctaaccaaacatcttcccagaaaTGTATCTGTTCTTCATTCTTAAtcgagaaagtaccatggcgaaagaaAACATTCTTTGTCGCcatgagaccagcccagaagtgagaatccccaggtttccaaaccacttgggataacgtcttcgagccaatatactttctccgaagGATAGTTTGCCGTATCCCATCCTCGGTaagaagcttaaaaagccatttacccagcAGAGCTGAATTCTTAACCTCTAGGTCGTGAACTCCAAGtccgccttgatctttgggactacaaactatgctCCATTTCACCAGTcggtatttctttttctcgctatccccttgccaaaagaatctggatcgataataatcgagtttatgcagaattcctttcggcagaaaaaagaatgataacatatacagtaccatatttgtgagtaccgaattaatgagtaccaatcttcctcccagggacaacaatttacctttccaactactaaggcgtttttgtaatctaTCTTCCATAATTTTCCATTCAgcaattgtaagtctccgataatgaatcggaatacccaaatagcgaataggaaattggccttgcccacaaccaaacaactttGTATATAGAGTCATATCATTTTGAGCATCACCGAaatagaacaattcacttttatggaaattgattttcaatcccgacaactgctcgaacgctgccaaaattaatttcagattgtgagccttttcgagatcatgatccataaaaagaattgtatcatcggcatattgaaggatagataaacccccatcaaccagatgtgggatcacaccttcaatttgaccatcagacttggcacGCTCTATGAGTATCGCcaacatatccgctacaatgttaaacaacatcggtgatagcggatccccttggcgtaacccttttcgtgtttggaaatagtggtCGGTGTCATCATTGACTTGAattgccacactacctccatacacaaaatcataaATTAGAGCCCGCCACTCAGGAGAAAAGCCTTTCATCATGAGTATCTgctgtaggaaagaccacttgaccttatcatacaccttttcgaaatctaattttaaaataatcccatttaatttcttagtatgcatctcatgtactGTCTCATGCAAAactgccactccatcaaggatgttccttccttgcatgaaagcagCCTGTGATGGCTGAacgacatgatccgcaaccgtattaagtctaatggtggccatttTCGTGAAAATTTTGAAACTGACGTTTAAAAGGCAAATAGGtgtatattgttgaatcctttctgcctaattaaccttcggtaacaaaattacttcaccaaaatttagacgaaataattctagttgtcctgtgtgaaga
Coding sequences within it:
- the LOC127342397 gene encoding peroxidase 72 produces the protein MATSMVCLVMLCLVSPLFLAGPVRSNPWYGGLFPQFYDHSCPKAKEIVHSIVAQAVARETRMAASLVRLHFHDCFVKGCDASVLLDNSTNIVSEKGSNPNMNSIRGFEVVDEIKVALETACPGVVSCADILALAARDSTILVGGPYWEVPLGRRDSLGASIQGSNNDIPAPNNTLPTIITKFKRLGLNIVDVVALSGGHTIGLSRCTSFRQRLYNQSGNGLADSTLDVSYAAQLRQGCPRSGGDNNLFPLDVATSTKFDNFYFKNILAGRGLLSSDEVLLTKSAETAALVKAYADDVHLFFQHFAQSMVNMGNITPLTGSQGEIRKNCRRLNNFH